From Deinococcus multiflagellatus, a single genomic window includes:
- a CDS encoding glutaredoxin family protein, whose protein sequence is MPHVILYATPTCPDCHALRRWFDRHGVAFEERDLTNPAVAEEAKARYGVRVAPITVVGEQFFYGTFDQQRPKLQALLS, encoded by the coding sequence ATGCCGCACGTCATCCTGTATGCCACACCCACCTGCCCCGACTGCCACGCGCTGCGGCGCTGGTTTGACCGGCACGGCGTCGCGTTTGAAGAACGCGACCTGACGAACCCGGCCGTCGCTGAGGAAGCCAAAGCTCGGTACGGCGTCCGGGTCGCGCCCATTACCGTTGTTGGTGAACAGTTCTTCTACGGCACCTTCGACCAGCAGCGGCCCAAACTGCAAGCGCTGCTGAGTTGA
- a CDS encoding C39 family peptidase — protein MTRRWWLILGAGWSWGVASAQPASVTLKNIRHDYQALNNCAPVTAMTLLGYYGASVTQAQAAAVMKDYPGDPQVTSLELARYLGRAGLQSVIRYAGDAEQLRSLVAAGFPVVLQQRLQRGSNVAHFRTVYGYSAGQFLISDPLLGPSLRLSAQRLTELWAYYNGEYLVAFPPARAGEVQRLLGSDYSAAANWQHLRAHGEQDVKARPRDPYAWWGLAKATLRLGDAALASDYFERAVNLGVPTMYYLYRQEAFEAWTQAGRHSRTLSVTQRALQAFPRSKELQYFRTLAGRAVGQSGG, from the coding sequence ATGACGCGTCGCTGGTGGCTGATCCTGGGGGCGGGGTGGAGCTGGGGCGTGGCCAGCGCCCAGCCCGCGAGCGTGACCTTGAAGAACATCCGGCATGACTATCAGGCGCTGAACAACTGCGCGCCGGTCACGGCCATGACCCTGCTGGGGTATTACGGCGCCTCGGTCACGCAGGCGCAGGCGGCCGCCGTGATGAAGGATTACCCCGGTGATCCGCAGGTCACCAGTCTTGAGCTGGCCCGCTACCTGGGCCGCGCGGGGCTGCAGAGCGTCATCCGCTACGCCGGGGACGCCGAACAGCTGCGGTCACTGGTGGCGGCGGGGTTTCCCGTGGTGCTGCAGCAGCGGCTCCAGCGGGGCAGCAACGTGGCGCATTTCCGCACGGTGTACGGGTACAGCGCGGGCCAGTTCCTGATCAGTGATCCGCTGCTCGGGCCGTCCCTGCGGCTCAGTGCCCAGCGACTCACCGAGCTGTGGGCGTACTACAACGGGGAGTACCTGGTGGCGTTTCCCCCCGCGCGGGCTGGGGAGGTGCAGCGCCTTCTGGGCAGCGATTACAGCGCCGCCGCAAACTGGCAGCACCTCCGGGCACATGGGGAGCAGGATGTCAAAGCGCGCCCGCGTGACCCGTACGCCTGGTGGGGGCTGGCCAAGGCCACCTTGCGCCTGGGCGACGCCGCGCTGGCGTCGGATTATTTTGAGCGGGCCGTGAACCTGGGGGTGCCCACCATGTACTACCTGTACCGCCAGGAAGCGTTCGAGGCCTGGACGCAGGCGGGACGGCACAGCCGGACCCTGAGCGTCACGCAGCGGGCCCTCCAGGCATTTCCTCGCAGCAAGGAACTGCAGTATTTCCGCACCCTGGCTGGCAGAGCGGTGGGACAATCGGGCGGCTGA
- a CDS encoding alpha/beta hydrolase family protein, producing the protein MLHVRLALLIAAFSAVATAQGADHPLSIERMRARTYPGSALTTQQTLAPGANYTRRVVSYQSDGLRINALLTVPTGTPPKGGWPAIVFNHGYIPPNEYRTTERYVAYVDAFARAGFVVLKPDYRGHGSSQGQPAGTSYWSPEYTTDVLNAASSLKTLKGVNKARLGMWGHSMGGHITLRAMVVSPDIKAGVIWAGVVGPYDLLFKDLPQWGRGDPNDPRARLLAALGRPERNPAAYRAISPNSYLADLKGRPLQLHHATGDTHVPYRLSQSLASGLKAAGQPVTFYTYAGDNHDLSRNLKAALDRSIAFFKTHL; encoded by the coding sequence ATGCTTCACGTCCGTCTCGCCCTTCTGATCGCTGCGTTCAGTGCTGTGGCCACCGCCCAGGGCGCCGATCACCCCCTGTCCATCGAGCGCATGCGCGCCCGCACCTACCCCGGCAGCGCGCTCACCACCCAGCAGACCCTCGCCCCCGGCGCGAACTACACCCGGCGCGTCGTGTCCTACCAGTCCGACGGCCTGCGCATCAACGCCCTGCTCACCGTGCCCACCGGCACGCCTCCCAAAGGCGGCTGGCCCGCCATCGTGTTCAACCACGGCTACATTCCGCCGAACGAGTACCGCACCACCGAGCGGTACGTCGCGTACGTGGACGCCTTCGCGCGCGCCGGTTTCGTGGTGCTCAAACCCGACTACCGGGGCCACGGGAGCTCCCAGGGCCAGCCGGCCGGCACCTCGTACTGGTCCCCCGAGTACACCACCGACGTGCTGAACGCCGCGTCCTCCCTGAAAACCCTCAAGGGCGTGAACAAGGCCCGCCTGGGCATGTGGGGCCACTCCATGGGCGGCCACATCACCCTGCGCGCCATGGTCGTGAGCCCAGACATTAAAGCTGGCGTGATCTGGGCGGGTGTGGTCGGCCCGTACGACCTGCTCTTCAAAGACCTCCCGCAATGGGGCCGCGGCGACCCGAACGACCCGCGCGCCCGGTTGCTCGCGGCCCTCGGCCGCCCCGAGCGCAACCCGGCCGCCTACCGGGCCATCTCCCCGAATTCCTACCTGGCGGACCTCAAGGGCCGGCCCCTCCAGCTGCACCACGCGACCGGAGATACGCACGTGCCCTACCGTCTGTCGCAGTCGCTCGCCAGTGGCCTGAAAGCCGCCGGGCAACCCGTGACCTTCTACACGTACGCAGGCGACAACCACGACCTCAGCCGCAACCTGAAAGCGGCGCTGGACCGGTCCATCGCCTTTTTCAAGACGCACCTGTGA
- a CDS encoding peptidase C39 family protein has product MQLLLFNTTDTALRLRDQGQLGQPSAWYKVLKIPRLSQMVYPNGGPVWCSPTSVSMLLGFWKRPVRVPDAAKATYDATYEGFGNWPFNTACAATQGLQAFVTRMGSLRDAEAYLQGGVPLALSLRLKAGELPGAPLSWSDGHLLVLIGFDAQGNPVVNDPAAQSDADVQRTYPRATFERLWLNHAGGLAYMMAPRVN; this is encoded by the coding sequence GTGCAGCTGCTGTTGTTCAATACCACGGATACCGCCCTGCGCCTGCGTGATCAGGGCCAGCTAGGCCAACCATCCGCTTGGTACAAAGTCCTGAAGATCCCTCGCCTCTCCCAGATGGTCTACCCGAACGGCGGCCCGGTCTGGTGCAGCCCCACGAGTGTCAGCATGCTTCTGGGATTCTGGAAGCGGCCTGTGCGAGTCCCTGACGCGGCGAAGGCGACGTATGACGCCACATACGAGGGTTTCGGAAACTGGCCATTCAATACGGCCTGCGCGGCCACGCAGGGCCTCCAGGCGTTCGTCACCCGGATGGGCAGCCTGCGGGATGCCGAAGCCTACCTCCAGGGAGGCGTGCCCCTGGCGCTCAGCCTGCGCTTAAAAGCCGGCGAGCTACCGGGTGCGCCTCTCTCCTGGTCTGACGGCCACCTCCTCGTGCTGATCGGCTTTGATGCCCAGGGCAACCCGGTGGTCAATGATCCTGCCGCCCAGAGCGATGCCGACGTGCAGCGCACGTACCCCCGGGCCACCTTTGAGCGCCTGTGGCTCAATCACGCGGGTGGTCTGGCGTACATGATGGCCCCCCGAGTGAACTGA
- the lnt gene encoding apolipoprotein N-acyltransferase, with the protein MNHFWLSQSGRRSLAAPSVPLWLPTLLSGVVLALLVLPASAFGVLAAGSLAVLHRSLQRASSVRAAFGQGFAFALGFFAVHLVWLPVSMTPVLGPLGGVMTVLVIPAAALTWAAPLAAARLIFGRWTLLALPFVWVVLEHLRTIGPLAFPWGAPGYALTDTLFAQLASLGGVGLLTFFVTLTASMLARLHRLPWPVWVSTAILWGLGLSWSTQHMARRPAPNTAVLVQGAVDPLQKQRRRTLEELDLYLSLSSDALKTGPADLVVWPETASPLPATDERVLGPALRLEVPMVLGAPGGTPGEQRNSAYGLDGRVAGRQDKRRLVPFGEQLPFESLLRGLYGPVLSRLGLPGFTSVVPGSGLAVLPLRDLRAGISICYESVFPAFSRQAVLSGANLLVVISNDAWFGPGLGAEQHFQMGRLRAIETGRFLLRAGNDGITAAVDPAGRILMRAPRGDRAAFRAPFGQVDTLTPYVQYGDWISRLSVIVLTGLLALRWQAGGRRATGVHP; encoded by the coding sequence ATGAATCACTTCTGGCTCTCCCAGAGCGGACGCCGTTCGCTGGCCGCTCCGAGCGTGCCACTCTGGTTACCGACCCTGCTGTCTGGCGTCGTGCTCGCTCTGTTGGTCCTGCCAGCGTCGGCGTTCGGGGTGCTGGCAGCCGGGTCACTGGCCGTGCTGCACAGGAGCCTTCAACGGGCCAGCAGTGTTCGGGCCGCATTTGGGCAGGGTTTTGCGTTTGCCCTGGGGTTTTTTGCCGTGCACTTGGTGTGGTTGCCGGTCAGTATGACGCCGGTGCTTGGACCACTGGGAGGCGTTATGACCGTGCTGGTCATTCCCGCAGCAGCGTTGACCTGGGCCGCGCCACTGGCCGCAGCCCGGCTGATCTTTGGCCGGTGGACGCTGCTGGCGCTGCCCTTCGTCTGGGTGGTGCTGGAACATCTGCGAACAATCGGGCCGCTGGCATTTCCATGGGGAGCGCCAGGCTACGCTCTCACCGACACGCTTTTCGCCCAGCTGGCGTCCCTTGGGGGTGTCGGGCTCTTGACCTTCTTTGTCACCCTCACGGCCAGCATGCTGGCCAGGCTGCACCGTCTGCCGTGGCCGGTCTGGGTGAGCACAGCCATCCTGTGGGGCCTGGGCCTGAGTTGGAGTACCCAGCACATGGCCAGGCGCCCAGCCCCCAACACTGCAGTCCTGGTGCAGGGGGCGGTCGATCCGCTGCAAAAACAAAGGAGGCGGACGCTGGAGGAACTGGACCTGTACCTCTCGCTGAGTTCGGACGCCCTCAAGACAGGCCCAGCGGACCTGGTCGTGTGGCCGGAAACGGCCAGTCCGCTGCCGGCCACCGACGAGCGGGTGCTTGGTCCTGCGCTGCGCCTGGAGGTGCCCATGGTGCTCGGCGCGCCTGGGGGCACGCCCGGAGAGCAGCGCAACAGTGCCTATGGTCTTGATGGAAGAGTCGCGGGCCGGCAAGACAAGCGGCGGCTCGTCCCATTCGGGGAACAGTTGCCGTTCGAGTCTCTGCTTAGGGGCCTGTATGGGCCAGTGCTCAGCCGTCTGGGCCTACCCGGCTTCACCAGCGTCGTCCCGGGATCCGGTCTGGCCGTGCTGCCCCTGCGTGACCTGCGCGCCGGCATTAGTATCTGTTACGAGTCAGTCTTTCCCGCCTTCAGCCGTCAGGCGGTGCTGAGCGGTGCAAATCTGCTGGTGGTGATCTCGAATGACGCTTGGTTCGGCCCTGGACTAGGCGCAGAGCAACACTTCCAGATGGGCCGCCTGCGCGCCATTGAGACAGGGCGTTTTCTCCTCCGCGCTGGGAATGACGGCATCACTGCCGCAGTCGATCCAGCAGGGCGAATCCTGATGCGGGCGCCCAGGGGAGACCGCGCGGCTTTCCGCGCGCCATTTGGCCAGGTCGATACCCTCACGCCGTACGTCCAGTATGGCGATTGGATCAGTAGACTCAGTGTGATCGTCTTGACTGGGCTTCTGGCGCTCCGTTGGCAGGCTGGGGGTAGACGGGCAACAGGGGTTCACCCATGA
- a CDS encoding CopZ family metallochaperone — protein MNQIKLTITGMTCGHCQSGVASALKSVPGVTDAQVDLKTGKAVVQGSADAQHLITAVQDEGYGAAVSPQ, from the coding sequence ATGAACCAGATTAAATTGACCATCACCGGCATGACCTGCGGCCACTGCCAGAGCGGCGTCGCCAGCGCCCTGAAAAGCGTGCCCGGCGTCACGGACGCCCAGGTGGACCTCAAGACCGGCAAGGCCGTTGTGCAGGGCAGCGCCGACGCGCAGCACCTGATCACCGCCGTGCAGGACGAAGGGTACGGCGCGGCCGTTTCCCCTCAGTAA
- a CDS encoding metal-sensitive transcriptional regulator, translated as MPRAMTARPPAPHPPEGEACHASPHLCMPEDSRQRAARRLAIARGHLESIRRSLEDPNIYCVDVLRQIKAVQGALDGAASVVLRGHLEAHVATAATRGDAQDMVDELMDVLKYI; from the coding sequence ATGCCCAGGGCGATGACCGCCAGGCCGCCTGCGCCCCATCCCCCTGAGGGGGAAGCCTGTCACGCGAGCCCGCATCTCTGCATGCCCGAAGACAGTCGCCAGCGCGCCGCGCGTCGTCTCGCCATCGCCCGCGGTCACCTGGAAAGCATCCGCCGCTCCCTGGAAGATCCCAACATCTACTGCGTGGACGTGCTGCGGCAGATCAAGGCCGTGCAGGGCGCACTTGACGGCGCGGCCAGCGTGGTCCTGCGCGGGCATCTCGAAGCGCATGTGGCGACCGCCGCCACCCGTGGTGACGCCCAGGACATGGTGGACGAGCTCATGGACGTGCTCAAGTACATCTGA
- a CDS encoding sensor histidine kinase, producing MQRAGQVLSNVLSNALRHTAAGGQVQVITQANSDMIQITVQGTGIAPEHLDRVFERFFRANAARTRGEGTGVGLTVARAMGGDLSVISALGQGAAFTLGLPTLVSRPPVRLYESEIEAR from the coding sequence ATCCAGCGCGCGGGTCAAGTGCTCTCGAATGTGCTGAGCAATGCGCTTCGGCACACCGCTGCGGGCGGACAGGTCCAGGTAATCACCCAGGCCAATAGCGACATGATCCAGATCACTGTGCAGGGCACGGGCATTGCACCGGAACATCTGGACCGGGTGTTTGAGCGGTTCTTCCGGGCCAATGCGGCGCGGACTCGGGGCGAGGGCACTGGGGTTGGCCTGACGGTGGCCCGGGCCATGGGCGGTGACCTGAGTGTGATATCGGCGCTGGGACAAGGCGCGGCGTTCACGCTGGGCCTGCCCACACTGGTGTCTCGCCCGCCTGTCAGGCTTTACGAAAGCGAAATAGAAGCTCGGTAG
- a CDS encoding sialidase family protein, which produces MLAVPLLLAACQRGAQSEPLSGDFHALRVVGGTLLYGEHAGVRASQNGGRTWSEPDGSGDAMALVQAGDAVILAGHEVLQTSRNLGQSWTPLPLGTLPGGDLHGFAVDPARPEVWYANVMGRGVYRTTDGQNWSFLSAETTGAWALAAGPQPALYALDSGGLLVSPDGVTWTRRPSRGALHLDVHPVTGAVYVAGPQGVARSTDQGRTWKDLSFPGAARLVAVDPASDHRLYAVSESGVVSRSGDGGATWND; this is translated from the coding sequence GTGTTGGCCGTCCCCTTGCTGCTGGCGGCGTGTCAGCGCGGCGCACAGTCAGAACCGCTCAGCGGCGACTTTCACGCTTTGCGGGTGGTCGGCGGCACCCTGCTCTATGGTGAACATGCGGGTGTGCGCGCCAGTCAGAACGGTGGGCGGACGTGGAGCGAACCCGATGGGAGTGGAGACGCCATGGCCCTGGTGCAGGCTGGCGACGCGGTCATCCTGGCGGGTCACGAGGTCCTGCAGACCAGCCGGAATCTCGGGCAGTCCTGGACGCCCCTGCCGCTGGGCACACTCCCTGGGGGTGATCTGCACGGCTTTGCGGTTGATCCGGCGCGGCCTGAGGTGTGGTACGCGAACGTGATGGGGCGCGGGGTGTACCGCACCACGGACGGCCAGAACTGGTCGTTTCTGTCAGCCGAGACCACAGGAGCGTGGGCGCTCGCGGCGGGGCCGCAGCCAGCCCTGTACGCCCTGGACAGCGGAGGCCTGCTCGTCTCACCGGACGGCGTGACCTGGACCCGGCGGCCCAGCAGAGGTGCGCTGCACCTGGACGTGCACCCGGTCACCGGGGCGGTGTACGTGGCTGGCCCCCAAGGCGTGGCACGGTCGACGGATCAGGGCCGCACCTGGAAAGACCTGTCGTTTCCCGGTGCAGCGCGACTGGTGGCAGTTGATCCAGCCAGTGATCACCGGTTGTACGCGGTGAGCGAGAGCGGTGTGGTGTCCCGCTCGGGGGACGGCGGCGCCACCTGGAACGACTGA
- a CDS encoding four-helix bundle copper-binding protein — protein sequence MDTLTRMLNTHPKASSMDAALLATCLQACLDCEAVCSLCADACLNESEHLHHLTRCITLNTQCAAVCQATAKVLASPGQGGAQVLQAQLEACLSACQACAAECEGHAQEMNMAHCAVCAESCRRCEQACQVLLKSVRA from the coding sequence ATGGACACCCTCACCCGCATGCTCAACACCCACCCCAAGGCCAGTTCCATGGACGCTGCCCTGCTGGCCACCTGCCTGCAGGCGTGCCTGGACTGCGAAGCGGTGTGCTCGCTGTGCGCCGACGCGTGCCTGAACGAGAGCGAACACCTGCACCACCTCACACGCTGCATCACGCTCAACACCCAGTGCGCCGCTGTCTGTCAGGCCACCGCCAAGGTGCTCGCGTCACCGGGTCAGGGCGGCGCACAGGTCCTGCAGGCGCAGCTGGAGGCCTGCCTGAGCGCGTGTCAGGCCTGCGCGGCAGAATGCGAGGGGCACGCGCAGGAGATGAACATGGCGCACTGCGCAGTCTGCGCGGAAAGTTGTCGCCGCTGCGAGCAGGCCTGTCAGGTCCTGCTGAAGAGCGTGCGCGCATGA
- a CDS encoding M23 family metallopeptidase: MWRSLLLTLGLAALSLSTAATVTVKPGDTLYGIAQRQGVTLDALLAKNKGVNPQLALKVGQVLQLPARLGTARVATTTNGIVVRPAGIRVTAVLPVQGRLTSPYSPAHLGLDLAAPAGTPFVAARAGRVTESRFDAGTGWGWTIVLDHGDGMTTRYSHNSANLVRVGQVVETGQVIGRVGSTGNSTGPHLDFRVMVDGNVVNPMGLY; the protein is encoded by the coding sequence ATGTGGCGTTCTTTGCTCCTCACCCTGGGCCTCGCCGCCCTGAGTCTCTCCACCGCTGCGACCGTGACGGTCAAGCCCGGCGACACGCTGTACGGCATTGCCCAGCGGCAGGGCGTGACCCTGGACGCCTTGCTGGCGAAAAATAAAGGCGTCAACCCGCAATTGGCCCTGAAGGTCGGGCAGGTGCTGCAACTGCCAGCGCGGCTTGGCACCGCCCGCGTCGCCACCACCACGAATGGGATCGTCGTCCGCCCGGCGGGCATCCGCGTGACCGCCGTGCTGCCCGTGCAGGGCCGGCTGACCAGCCCGTATTCGCCCGCGCACCTGGGCCTGGATCTGGCGGCGCCCGCCGGGACACCGTTTGTGGCGGCCCGCGCAGGCCGCGTGACCGAGTCCCGGTTTGACGCAGGGACCGGCTGGGGCTGGACGATCGTGCTGGACCACGGGGACGGCATGACGACGCGCTACAGCCACAACAGCGCCAACCTCGTGCGGGTAGGGCAGGTGGTGGAGACCGGGCAGGTGATCGGCCGGGTGGGCAGCACCGGCAACAGCACGGGACCGCACCTGGACTTCCGCGTGATGGTGGACGGCAACGTCGTCAACCCCATGGGCCTGTACTGA
- a CDS encoding LysM peptidoglycan-binding domain-containing M23 family metallopeptidase has translation MTLTPLHRALLLSAALLTSVAGAYTVKPGDTLFSLARTAGTTVAELVRLNGLSTTTLEVGQTLRLPGEPAASASPAPASPLPPTPALPGVNVTAPTTLRMGEAFTLRLTGPRAAQARVHFPSEVGEDVRLPAERLTPVPTGNGTFLVLGRVLLGKATPLIYEIELDGQVLRRSLPVAGLPQPVQRLNLPPSISGKLQDPARAAEDAAVERAYALRTPPVWTKPFQDAVQVRAQSSAFGQPRTYVAGGPVQYHYGTDYRAPAGTTVSAVNDGTVVMACMYPVRGGLVILDHGAGVTSLYFHQRRVTVKVGQKVSRGDKIGEVGSTGLSTGPHLHLEMRVRGEGTDPAGWINRLWPR, from the coding sequence ATGACCCTGACGCCCCTGCACCGCGCCCTCCTGCTGAGCGCCGCCCTGCTCACCAGCGTGGCGGGCGCGTACACCGTGAAACCCGGCGACACCCTCTTCAGTCTCGCGCGGACCGCTGGCACCACGGTCGCGGAACTCGTGCGGCTCAACGGCCTGAGCACCACCACCCTGGAGGTCGGGCAAACCCTGCGCCTTCCGGGTGAACCGGCGGCGTCCGCGTCGCCGGCGCCTGCCTCGCCCTTGCCCCCCACACCGGCCCTGCCCGGCGTGAACGTCACCGCGCCGACCACCCTGCGCATGGGGGAAGCCTTTACGCTGCGCCTCACCGGCCCCCGCGCCGCGCAGGCCCGCGTCCACTTCCCCAGTGAAGTGGGCGAGGACGTGCGCCTGCCCGCCGAGCGCCTCACGCCCGTCCCGACTGGCAACGGCACCTTCCTCGTGCTAGGCCGGGTGCTGCTGGGCAAAGCCACGCCGCTGATCTACGAGATCGAGCTGGACGGGCAGGTGCTCCGGCGCAGCCTCCCCGTGGCGGGCCTGCCCCAGCCGGTCCAGCGCCTGAACCTCCCGCCCAGCATCAGCGGCAAACTGCAGGACCCGGCACGGGCCGCGGAGGACGCTGCGGTGGAGCGTGCGTACGCCCTGCGGACCCCGCCCGTCTGGACGAAGCCGTTTCAGGACGCCGTGCAGGTCCGCGCACAGAGCAGTGCGTTCGGGCAGCCGCGCACCTACGTGGCGGGCGGCCCGGTGCAGTACCACTACGGCACCGATTACCGTGCCCCGGCGGGCACCACGGTCAGTGCGGTCAATGACGGCACGGTCGTCATGGCCTGCATGTACCCCGTGCGCGGCGGGCTGGTCATCTTGGACCACGGCGCCGGCGTGACCAGCCTGTACTTTCACCAGCGCCGGGTCACGGTGAAGGTGGGGCAGAAGGTCAGCCGCGGCGACAAGATCGGGGAAGTGGGCAGCACCGGGCTGAGCACCGGCCCGCACCTGCACCTGGAGATGCGGGTGCGCGGGGAAGGCACGGACCCGGCCGGGTGGATCAACCGTCTCTGGCCGAGATAA
- a CDS encoding heavy metal translocating P-type ATPase: MMNTIELGIQGMTCASCVGRVERGLKKVDGVQDATVNLATERATVTYDPALTGPDALLAKIKDVGYEPLVSTTELGIQGMTCASCVGRVERALKKVDGVLSASVNLATERASVTYLPSSVSPGQLKAAIREAGYEVLEAQAGLSREDQEREARAQEVDHLRRQVLFSTVFALPLLLIAMVPMVIPAVNDWLMATFGHGVMGTLNWVMLALALPIQFGPGRRFYRLGWKSLKNRSPDMNALVMIGTTAAFVYSLVATVAPGIFPDGTAHVYYEASGVVITLILLGKFFEAVAKGRSSEAMKKLLSLQAKTARVVRGGQELEVSTDEVLVGDLISVRPGEKIPVDGEVVSGNSFVDESMITGEPVPVSKQTGAPVVGGTINQNGALSFRATKIGADTALAQIIKLVETAQGSKPPIQGLADRVVAVFVPVVLGIAALTFLLWLIFGGQTALSFALITTVAVLIIACPCAMGLATPTSIMVGTGKAAELGVLFKGGGALEGLQDVQVVAVDKTGTLTKGKPELTDLVTTDTFIRTDVLRLVAAAEAQSEHPIARAIVDAAKTEGIALVQPEHFEAVPGFGLDARVDGHLVQVGADRYMTRLGLDTAAFTAQAERLGDEGKSPLFAAIDGQLAAVIAVADPIKDGSLEAVRALHAQGLKVAMITGDNTRTAHAIARQLGIDEVLAEVLPSGKSEAVKALQAGGQKVAFVGDGINDAPALAQADVGLAIGTGTDVAVETADVILMSGDLRGVPNAFALSRATLRNIKLNLFWAFAYNIILIPVAAGVLYPAFGLLLSPVLAAAAMGFSSVFVLTNALRLRGFRPPVNPDPAPVRAGTVRAASA, translated from the coding sequence CTGATGAACACCATCGAGCTCGGCATTCAAGGCATGACCTGCGCCAGTTGCGTGGGCCGCGTCGAACGCGGCCTGAAGAAGGTGGACGGCGTCCAAGACGCCACCGTGAACCTTGCCACTGAGCGCGCCACCGTGACCTACGACCCTGCCCTCACCGGCCCGGACGCCCTGCTGGCCAAGATCAAGGACGTTGGCTACGAGCCCCTCGTCAGCACCACCGAACTCGGCATTCAGGGCATGACCTGCGCGAGCTGCGTCGGCCGGGTCGAGCGCGCCCTGAAGAAGGTGGACGGCGTTCTGAGCGCCAGCGTCAACCTCGCCACCGAACGCGCCAGCGTGACCTACCTGCCCTCCAGCGTCAGCCCCGGGCAGCTCAAGGCCGCCATCCGCGAAGCGGGCTATGAGGTCCTGGAAGCGCAAGCCGGCCTCAGCCGTGAAGATCAGGAGCGCGAAGCGCGCGCCCAGGAAGTCGACCACCTGCGCCGCCAGGTGCTGTTCAGCACGGTCTTCGCGCTCCCCCTCCTGCTGATTGCCATGGTGCCCATGGTCATCCCGGCCGTGAACGACTGGCTGATGGCCACCTTCGGGCACGGCGTCATGGGCACCCTGAACTGGGTCATGCTCGCCCTCGCCCTGCCCATCCAGTTTGGTCCCGGACGGCGCTTCTACCGGCTGGGCTGGAAGAGCCTGAAGAACAGATCCCCCGACATGAACGCCCTGGTGATGATCGGCACCACCGCCGCGTTCGTGTACTCGCTGGTGGCCACCGTCGCCCCCGGCATCTTCCCGGACGGCACCGCGCACGTGTATTACGAAGCCTCGGGGGTCGTGATCACCCTGATCCTGCTCGGCAAGTTCTTTGAAGCCGTCGCCAAGGGCCGTTCCAGCGAAGCCATGAAGAAACTGCTGAGCCTGCAGGCCAAAACCGCCCGCGTCGTGCGGGGCGGTCAGGAACTTGAGGTGTCCACGGACGAGGTGCTGGTCGGTGACCTGATCTCGGTTCGCCCGGGCGAGAAGATCCCGGTCGACGGGGAAGTCGTCAGCGGCAACTCCTTCGTGGACGAGAGCATGATCACCGGTGAGCCCGTGCCGGTCAGCAAGCAGACCGGCGCCCCCGTTGTGGGCGGCACCATCAACCAGAACGGCGCCCTGAGCTTCCGCGCCACGAAAATTGGCGCCGACACCGCCCTGGCCCAGATCATCAAACTCGTGGAAACCGCGCAGGGCAGCAAACCCCCCATCCAGGGTCTTGCGGATAGGGTTGTCGCCGTCTTCGTCCCCGTCGTGCTGGGCATCGCGGCCCTGACCTTCCTGCTCTGGCTGATCTTCGGTGGGCAGACGGCACTCTCCTTCGCCCTGATCACCACGGTTGCGGTCCTGATCATCGCCTGCCCCTGCGCCATGGGCCTGGCCACGCCCACCAGCATCATGGTGGGCACCGGCAAGGCGGCCGAGCTGGGCGTCCTTTTTAAAGGCGGTGGCGCCCTGGAAGGGCTGCAGGACGTGCAGGTCGTCGCGGTGGACAAGACCGGCACGCTGACCAAAGGCAAGCCTGAACTGACCGACCTGGTGACAACAGACACCTTTATCCGCACCGACGTCCTGCGCCTGGTCGCCGCAGCGGAAGCGCAGAGTGAGCACCCCATTGCCCGCGCCATCGTGGACGCCGCGAAAACAGAAGGCATTGCTCTGGTGCAGCCCGAGCACTTCGAAGCGGTCCCTGGATTCGGCCTGGACGCGCGGGTGGATGGCCACCTGGTGCAAGTGGGCGCCGACCGGTACATGACCCGCCTAGGCCTGGACACGGCCGCCTTCACGGCGCAGGCCGAACGGCTGGGCGATGAAGGCAAGAGCCCGCTGTTCGCGGCGATTGACGGTCAGCTCGCGGCCGTGATCGCGGTGGCCGATCCCATCAAGGACGGGAGTCTGGAGGCGGTGCGCGCCCTGCACGCCCAGGGCCTGAAGGTCGCCATGATCACTGGGGACAACACCCGCACCGCGCATGCGATTGCCCGGCAGCTGGGCATCGATGAAGTGCTGGCCGAAGTGCTGCCCAGCGGGAAGAGTGAAGCGGTGAAGGCCCTGCAGGCTGGAGGCCAGAAGGTCGCTTTTGTCGGAGACGGCATCAATGACGCGCCGGCCCTCGCCCAGGCGGACGTGGGCCTGGCCATCGGCACTGGGACGGACGTGGCTGTGGAAACCGCCGACGTGATCCTCATGAGCGGCGACCTGCGCGGCGTGCCGAATGCCTTCGCCCTGAGCCGCGCCACGCTGCGGAACATCAAGCTCAACCTCTTCTGGGCCTTCGCCTACAACATCATCCTGATTCCCGTTGCCGCTGGCGTGCTGTACCCCGCCTTTGGCCTCCTCCTCAGTCCCGTGCTCGCAGCCGCCGCGATGGGCTTTTCCAGCGTGTTCGTGCTGACCAACGCCCTGCGCCTGCGCGGCTTCCGCCCACCCGTGAACCCCGACCCCGCCCCGGTTCGTGCCGGGACGGTGAGGGCTGCGTCCGCCTGA